One window from the genome of Dehalococcoidales bacterium encodes:
- a CDS encoding MBL fold metallo-hydrolase: MKIKWLGHATFLITSETGTRLITDPYATNDRIKYGEIRESADIVTVSHGHFDHNNVAAVTGNPEVVDEAAPTEVKGIKIEGIPAYHDTRQGAERGSNIIFCLAIDGMRVCHLGDLGHSLGDKEIAEIGKVDILLIPVGGFFTIDAGTATEICRQLAPKVIIPMHYKNNRCELPISGVDDFLKGKQGINKLNTSEAEFSMAELPGATQIFVLQPAL, translated from the coding sequence ATGAAGATCAAATGGTTGGGACACGCCACTTTTCTGATTACCTCAGAAACGGGGACCAGGTTAATCACTGACCCCTACGCCACCAATGACCGCATCAAGTATGGGGAAATCAGAGAGTCGGCGGACATTGTCACCGTGAGCCACGGCCACTTTGACCATAACAACGTCGCCGCGGTCACCGGCAATCCCGAGGTCGTCGATGAAGCCGCGCCAACTGAGGTTAAAGGAATAAAGATAGAGGGTATCCCCGCCTATCATGATACCAGGCAGGGAGCGGAGAGAGGCTCTAATATCATATTCTGCCTGGCGATTGATGGCATGAGGGTCTGCCACCTCGGCGACCTGGGCCACAGCCTTGGTGACAAAGAGATTGCTGAGATAGGGAAGGTGGATATATTACTCATCCCGGTGGGAGGGTTTTTCACCATTGATGCTGGTACTGCCACCGAGATTTGCCGCCAGCTAGCCCCCAAGGTGATTATCCCGATGCACTATAAAAATAATCGGTGCGAGCTACCGATATCAGGGGTGGACGATTTTCTGAAAGGGAAACAGGGAATAAACAAGCTCAATACCAGTGAAGCGGAGTTTAGCATGGCAGAACTACCCGGCGCCACTCAGATTTTTGTCTTGCAGCCTGCGCTATAG
- a CDS encoding DUF362 domain-containing protein, producing the protein MIFEASDFVFKAPSAVSRARRVLIKPSASYPVPYPVTTSRDIMTTIIRGIRQVSDADILILDGTPGGSPIYPIYQTLGYDFPRVLLLDVKDCTWVEVDNPLPKPLAVPTFWVPNVILSSDYLINVAPLKIFNGKGSLSIMNMLTLLPSSKYSGEALEGRETLYNLGIDKVVADLYFTLPFDLGIIEARQKFISFGDPFHGDIEEYGKIFIGEPYEVDSEASEILDIKPDYLDLISEAKKGFES; encoded by the coding sequence TTGATATTTGAGGCTTCGGATTTTGTTTTTAAGGCACCGTCGGCGGTGTCCAGGGCGCGGCGTGTCCTGATTAAGCCCAGCGCGTCCTATCCGGTGCCTTATCCGGTAACCACCAGCCGGGACATTATGACAACAATAATCAGAGGTATCCGGCAGGTCAGTGATGCTGATATCCTGATACTTGACGGTACCCCCGGAGGAAGCCCAATCTACCCGATATACCAGACACTGGGATATGACTTCCCGAGGGTACTGTTACTGGATGTTAAAGACTGCACCTGGGTGGAAGTAGATAATCCCCTGCCCAAACCCCTAGCCGTGCCGACCTTCTGGGTCCCTAATGTTATCCTCTCCAGCGATTACCTGATAAACGTGGCGCCACTAAAGATTTTCAATGGGAAAGGCAGTCTCAGTATCATGAATATGCTCACCTTACTACCGAGCAGCAAGTACAGCGGTGAAGCACTGGAGGGACGGGAGACTCTGTACAACCTGGGGATAGATAAGGTGGTTGCTGACCTCTATTTTACGCTACCCTTTGACCTCGGTATCATCGAAGCCCGACAGAAATTCATTAGCTTCGGTGACCCGTTTCACGGTGATATTGAAGAATACGGCAAGATTTTCATTGGTGAACCTTACGAAGTGGATTCCGAAGCTTCAGAGATACTGGACATCAAGCCGGACTACCTCGATTTAATCAGTGAAGCCAAAAAGGGGTTCGAAAGCTGA